ACCGTTCCGGTGACGGCTATCCTTGCTGGTCCTTGTGTCGTCACTCAGCGGAAAACCGTTGAGAAGGACGGATATGCCTCCGTTCAGATTGGCTTTGGCACAAAACGCCATCCAAACAAGCCACAGGTTGGCCACACCAAAGGTCTTGAGGCTACCCCTCAGCACCTTCGGGAGTTCCGCACGCTTAACCCTGATGATTTTCAGGTAGGCCAGGTTCTCGACGCCACC
The genomic region above belongs to Verrucomicrobiia bacterium and contains:
- the rplC gene encoding 50S ribosomal protein L3 (binds directly near the 3' end of the 23S rRNA, where it nucleates assembly of the 50S subunit; essential for peptidyltransferase activity; mutations in this gene confer resistance to tiamulin), which produces MSALLGTKLGMTRVFDEAGRTVPVTAILAGPCVVTQRKTVEKDGYASVQIGFGTKRHPNKPQVGHTKGLEATPQHLREFRTLNPDDFQVGQVLDAT